A genomic stretch from Candidatus Neomarinimicrobiota bacterium includes:
- a CDS encoding peptidylprolyl isomerase: MGVMNQMRDKMSIILGIVIVAFLATIFFSWGMGINGSRSQKNIIAEVNGTEITLEQYMSALNQQMSYYREQTGQELDAMTRVRLQDQVFERMVQEILIQQEIEKLGLEATDEEVYFYLENNPPEYIRQAEIFQTDSLFDHQKYLNILRDPSNPYGINWVPIEEEIRRILPYEKLNEYLAATIIVTDEDVRRVYADETVLYDIEYLTVASNKIPNDTIKITDEEIRDYYNQNKEKYKIPETKILQCVSWSKVPSSEDTLLVRKEIEEILLRLEEGETFEDLARIFSQDPSASEGGSLGYIQKGEMVKPFEDAAFSAPLHKVVGPVETRFGYHLIRVDDRKVENGEPQVKVSHILLKVDVGPNTLDNLASEARIFTFDAEDQGFEKALNYYKLQADTTHMGVTEDNYYYPGLGFVPDLTRWAFRNKVGAITEQPFETQDKIIVAQIIEEKPESYQSFSELKPTLERQLRQKKKDELSRQIAMELTELEGNLYDLKDENPLTVFGSEEAITLKNPPVQFRNNPVFDELVRMAALNEIVGPVKTSRGYTLIQVMKKSAFDEKGFRIQQESIRQRLRREKETTVIEAFLAKLREKAEVHDYRNKYF; this comes from the coding sequence ATGGGTGTCATGAATCAAATGCGGGATAAAATGTCAATCATCCTCGGGATCGTAATTGTCGCATTTCTGGCGACGATTTTTTTTAGCTGGGGTATGGGCATCAATGGTTCCCGCAGCCAAAAAAATATTATCGCGGAAGTGAATGGGACGGAAATTACTCTGGAACAATACATGTCCGCCTTAAACCAACAGATGTCCTACTATAGAGAGCAAACCGGACAGGAGTTGGATGCAATGACCCGGGTTCGACTTCAGGACCAGGTCTTTGAAAGGATGGTTCAGGAAATTCTGATACAGCAGGAAATTGAAAAACTGGGATTGGAAGCTACAGACGAAGAGGTCTATTTCTACCTGGAAAACAATCCCCCGGAATATATCCGGCAGGCTGAAATATTTCAAACAGACAGCCTTTTTGATCATCAGAAATACCTGAACATTCTCAGAGATCCTTCAAATCCTTATGGTATTAACTGGGTGCCTATCGAGGAAGAAATCCGGAGGATTCTCCCCTATGAAAAGCTGAATGAATATCTGGCTGCTACGATCATTGTAACTGATGAAGATGTCCGCCGGGTCTATGCTGATGAGACTGTCCTTTATGATATTGAATATCTGACGGTTGCCTCTAATAAAATTCCTAACGATACCATAAAAATAACTGACGAGGAAATCCGGGACTATTATAATCAGAATAAAGAAAAATATAAAATCCCTGAGACAAAAATTCTTCAATGTGTCAGCTGGTCTAAAGTGCCATCTTCGGAAGACACCCTGCTTGTCCGTAAAGAGATTGAAGAGATATTGCTTCGTCTTGAAGAAGGCGAAACATTTGAAGACCTTGCCAGGATTTTTTCTCAGGATCCGTCTGCATCGGAAGGCGGAAGCCTGGGATATATTCAAAAAGGTGAAATGGTTAAGCCCTTTGAAGATGCCGCTTTTTCGGCACCCCTTCATAAGGTGGTCGGACCCGTTGAAACCCGTTTCGGATATCATTTAATTCGGGTTGATGACCGGAAGGTGGAAAATGGCGAACCCCAGGTGAAGGTTTCCCATATTCTACTGAAAGTGGATGTGGGGCCCAATACACTGGATAATCTTGCTTCCGAAGCCCGGATTTTTACCTTTGACGCGGAAGACCAGGGTTTTGAGAAAGCTTTGAACTATTATAAGCTTCAAGCAGATACGACACACATGGGAGTTACAGAGGATAACTATTATTATCCGGGACTTGGATTTGTCCCCGATTTGACCCGGTGGGCTTTCCGGAATAAAGTCGGTGCAATTACAGAACAACCTTTTGAGACACAGGATAAAATTATTGTCGCGCAAATTATCGAGGAAAAACCGGAATCATATCAATCCTTCAGTGAACTCAAACCTACCCTTGAACGGCAACTCCGGCAGAAAAAGAAAGATGAACTCAGCCGTCAAATAGCTATGGAACTTACTGAATTAGAGGGAAATCTCTACGATTTGAAAGATGAGAATCCCCTGACGGTTTTCGGCAGTGAAGAAGCAATCACGTTAAAAAACCCGCCGGTACAGTTCAGGAATAATCCGGTGTTTGATGAACTTGTCCGCATGGCCGCGCTGAATGAAATTGTGGGACCTGTCAAAACATCCCGTGGATATACCCTCATTCAGGTGATGAAAAAAAGTGCCTTTGATGAAAAAGGATTTCGGATTCAGCAGGAATCCATCAGACAGCGGCTCCGGAGAGAAAAAGAAACGACAGTGATTGAAGCCTTTCTCGCAAAACTCAGGGAAAAGGCTGAAGTTCATGACTACCGGAATAAATATTTCTGA